A genomic segment from Sciurus carolinensis chromosome 1, mSciCar1.2, whole genome shotgun sequence encodes:
- the Tmod4 gene encoding tropomodulin-4 yields MSSYQKELEKYRDIDEDEILRTLSPEELEQLDCELQEMDPENMLLPAGLRQRDQTKKSPTGPLDREALLQYLEQQALEVKERDDLVPFTGEKKGKPYIQPKREIPAQEQITLEPELEEALAHATDAEMCDIAAILGMYTLMSNKQYYDAICSGEICNTEGISSVVQPDKYKPVPDEPPNPTNIEEMLKRVRSNDKELEEVNLNNIQDIPIPMLSELCEAMKTNTYVRSFSLVATRSGDPIANAVADMLRENRSLQSLNIESNFISSTGLMAVLKAVRENATLTELRVDNQRQWPGDAVEMEMATVLEQCPSIVRFGYHFTQQGPRARAAQAMTRNNELRRQQKKR; encoded by the exons ATGTCATCGTATCAGAAGGAACTGGAGAAATACAGAGATATAGATGAAGATGAGATCCTAAggaccttgagccccgaggagcTAGAGCAGCTGGACTGTGAGCTACAGGAGATGGACCCTGAG AACATGCTCCTGCCAGCTGGATTAAGACAACGTGACCAGACAAAGAAGAGCCCAACGGGGCCACTGGACCGAGAGGCCCTTTTGCAGTACCTGGAACAACAGGCACTAGAAGTAAAAGAGCGTGATGATTTGGTACCCTTCACAGGAGAGAAGAAGG GGAAACCCTATATTCAGCCTAAGAGAGAAATCCCAGCACAGGAACAGATCACCCTAGAGCCTGAGCTGGAAGAGGCACTGGCCCATGCCACAGATGCTGAAATGTGTGATATAGCAG CAATTCTGGGCATGTACACGCTAATGAGCAACAAGCAATATTATGATGCCATCTGCAGTGGAGAAATCTGCAACACCGAAGGCATTAGCA GTGTGGTACAGCCTGACAAGTATAAGCCAGTGCCAGATGAGCCTCCAAATCCCACAAACATTGAGGAAATGCTAAAGAGGGTCAGAAGCAATGACAAGGAACTGGAGGAGGTGAACCTCAATAATATACAG GATATCCCAATACCCATGTTAAGTGAGCTGTGtgaggcaatgaagacaaatacCTATGTCCGGAGCTTCAGTCTGGTGGCCACAAGGAGTGGTGACCCCATTGCCAAT GCGGTGGCCGATATGTTGCGTGAGAACCGTAGCCTCCAGAGCCTGAACATCGAATCCAATTTCATTAGCAGCACAGGGCTCATGGCTGTGCTGAAGGCTGTTAGGGAAAATGCCACACTCACTGAACTCCGTGTGGACAACCAG cGTCAGTGGCCTGGTGATGCAGTGGAGATGGAAATGGCCACTGTGCTAGAGCAGTGTCCCTCTATCGTTCGCTTTGGCTACCACTTTACACAACAGGGGCCACGAGCTCGGGCAGCCCAAGCCATGACTCGGAACAATGAACTAC GTCGCCAGCAAAAGAAGAGATAA